One window of Pelmatolapia mariae isolate MD_Pm_ZW linkage group LG18, Pm_UMD_F_2, whole genome shotgun sequence genomic DNA carries:
- the nr2f6a gene encoding nuclear receptor subfamily 2 group F member 6a isoform X2, giving the protein MAMVSGGWGDPNGGTNGLGDKGYLRGEEEDGSPQAGGSDMEAGEDDKACVVDCVVCGDKSSGKHYGVFTCEGCKSFFKRSVRRNLSYTCRSNRECQIDQHHRNQCQYCRLKKCFRVGMRKEVQRGRIPPQPSLSPSITPIGGASGLGGGEFYNNNNGGSGGGQPVSELISQLLRAEPYPNSRYGHQYNQQAGPDNAMGIDNICELAARLLFSTVEWARNIPYFPELPVSDQVALLRLSWSELFILSAAQSALPLHMAPLLAAAGFHSSPMSAERVVSFMDQVRVFQDQVDKLTRLQVDSAEYSCLKAIALFSPDACGLTDPVHVESLQEKAQVALTEYERMQYPSQPQRFGRLLLRLPALRAVPASLISQLFFMRLIGKTPIETLIRDMQLSGNSISWPYVPGQ; this is encoded by the exons GGCTACCTGAGGGGGGAGGAGGAAGACGGCTCTCCCCAGGCGGGAGGCAGCGACATGGAAGCCGGAGAAGATGACAAGGCCTGCGTGGTGGACTGCGTAGTGTGCGGGGACAAATCCAGCGGGAAACACTACGGAGTGTTCACCTGCGAGGGCTGCAAGAGCTTCTTCAAGAGGAGCGTCAGGCGCAACCTCAGCTACACCTGCAG ATCAAATAGAGAGTGTCAGATCGACCAGCACCACAGGAACCAGTGCCAGTACTGTCGCCTGAAGAAGTGCTTCCGTGTTGGCATGCGCAAAGAAG TTCAACGCGGTCGCATCCCACCTCAGCCGAGCCTCAGCCCCTCCATCACACCCATAGGTGGCGCCAGTGGCCTTGGAGGCGGCGAGTTCTATAACAACAACAATGGAGGTAGTGGTGGTGGCCAGCCAGTGTCTGAACTTATTTCCCAGCTGCTGAGAGCCGAGCCTTACCCCAACAGTCGCTATGGACACCAGTACAACCAGCAGGCCGGTCCTGATAACGCTATGGGAATAGATAATATCTGTGAACTGGCTGCGCGGTTACTCTTCAGCACAGTGGAGTGGGCGAGGAACATCCCTTATTTCCCTGAGCTGCCTGTGTCCGACCAG GTGGCCCTGCTGAGACTGAGCTGGAGCGAGCTGTTCATCCTCAGCGCAGCGCAGTCTGCCCTGCCGCTCCACATGGCGCCCCTGTTGGCTGCAGCTGGTTTCCACTCCTCGCCCATGTCTGCGGAGCGCGTGGTGTCCTTCATGGATCAGGTGAGAGTGTTCCAGGACCAGGTGGACAAGCTGACCAGGCTACAGGTGGACTCTGCTGAGTACAGCTGTCTCAAGGCCATCGCGCTGTTCTCGCCAG ATGCCTGTGGTCTAACAGACCCAGTACACGTGGAGTCTCTGCAGGAGAAGGCTCAGGTGGCTCTGACAGAGTACGAGAGGATGCAGTACCCGAGTCAGCCTCAGCGCTTCGGCCGCCTCCTCCTGCGCCTGCCCGCCCTGCGTGCCGTTCCTGCCAGCCTCATCTCCCAGCTCTTTTTCATGCGCCTGATAGGAAAGACACCCATTGAGACGCTGATCCGGGACATGCAGCTCTCCGGAAACTCAATCAGCTGGCCGTATGTCCCAGGACAGTAG
- the nr2f6a gene encoding nuclear receptor subfamily 2 group F member 6a isoform X1, with protein sequence MAMVSGGWGDPNGGTNGLGDKGYLRGEEEDGSPQAGGSDMEAGEDDKACVVDCVVCGDKSSGKHYGVFTCEGCKSFFKRSVRRNLSYTCRSNRECQIDQHHRNQCQYCRLKKCFRVGMRKEAVQRGRIPPQPSLSPSITPIGGASGLGGGEFYNNNNGGSGGGQPVSELISQLLRAEPYPNSRYGHQYNQQAGPDNAMGIDNICELAARLLFSTVEWARNIPYFPELPVSDQVALLRLSWSELFILSAAQSALPLHMAPLLAAAGFHSSPMSAERVVSFMDQVRVFQDQVDKLTRLQVDSAEYSCLKAIALFSPDACGLTDPVHVESLQEKAQVALTEYERMQYPSQPQRFGRLLLRLPALRAVPASLISQLFFMRLIGKTPIETLIRDMQLSGNSISWPYVPGQ encoded by the exons GGCTACCTGAGGGGGGAGGAGGAAGACGGCTCTCCCCAGGCGGGAGGCAGCGACATGGAAGCCGGAGAAGATGACAAGGCCTGCGTGGTGGACTGCGTAGTGTGCGGGGACAAATCCAGCGGGAAACACTACGGAGTGTTCACCTGCGAGGGCTGCAAGAGCTTCTTCAAGAGGAGCGTCAGGCGCAACCTCAGCTACACCTGCAG ATCAAATAGAGAGTGTCAGATCGACCAGCACCACAGGAACCAGTGCCAGTACTGTCGCCTGAAGAAGTGCTTCCGTGTTGGCATGCGCAAAGAAG CAGTTCAACGCGGTCGCATCCCACCTCAGCCGAGCCTCAGCCCCTCCATCACACCCATAGGTGGCGCCAGTGGCCTTGGAGGCGGCGAGTTCTATAACAACAACAATGGAGGTAGTGGTGGTGGCCAGCCAGTGTCTGAACTTATTTCCCAGCTGCTGAGAGCCGAGCCTTACCCCAACAGTCGCTATGGACACCAGTACAACCAGCAGGCCGGTCCTGATAACGCTATGGGAATAGATAATATCTGTGAACTGGCTGCGCGGTTACTCTTCAGCACAGTGGAGTGGGCGAGGAACATCCCTTATTTCCCTGAGCTGCCTGTGTCCGACCAG GTGGCCCTGCTGAGACTGAGCTGGAGCGAGCTGTTCATCCTCAGCGCAGCGCAGTCTGCCCTGCCGCTCCACATGGCGCCCCTGTTGGCTGCAGCTGGTTTCCACTCCTCGCCCATGTCTGCGGAGCGCGTGGTGTCCTTCATGGATCAGGTGAGAGTGTTCCAGGACCAGGTGGACAAGCTGACCAGGCTACAGGTGGACTCTGCTGAGTACAGCTGTCTCAAGGCCATCGCGCTGTTCTCGCCAG ATGCCTGTGGTCTAACAGACCCAGTACACGTGGAGTCTCTGCAGGAGAAGGCTCAGGTGGCTCTGACAGAGTACGAGAGGATGCAGTACCCGAGTCAGCCTCAGCGCTTCGGCCGCCTCCTCCTGCGCCTGCCCGCCCTGCGTGCCGTTCCTGCCAGCCTCATCTCCCAGCTCTTTTTCATGCGCCTGATAGGAAAGACACCCATTGAGACGCTGATCCGGGACATGCAGCTCTCCGGAAACTCAATCAGCTGGCCGTATGTCCCAGGACAGTAG